A region from the uncultured Macellibacteroides sp. genome encodes:
- the folE gene encoding GTP cyclohydrolase I FolE yields MKEVNEETLLKREELAVHYSQILNLLGEDADREGLLKTPERVAKAMQFLTKGYNEDPQKVLSSAMFEEEGYKQMVIVKDIDFFSLCEHHMLPFFGKAHVAYIPNKYITGLSKIPRVVDIFARRLQIQERMTLQIKECIQNTLNPLGVMVVIEAQHMCMQMRGVEKQNSLTTTSDFTGFFQQAKTREEFINLIKNK; encoded by the coding sequence ATGAAAGAAGTAAACGAAGAAACGTTGCTGAAAAGAGAAGAGCTGGCTGTCCATTATTCTCAAATCCTTAACTTATTAGGTGAAGATGCTGATCGGGAAGGACTCCTAAAAACTCCTGAACGTGTTGCTAAAGCAATGCAGTTTTTGACGAAAGGATATAATGAGGATCCTCAAAAGGTGCTTTCTTCTGCCATGTTTGAGGAAGAAGGTTATAAACAGATGGTGATTGTTAAAGACATTGACTTCTTTTCTCTTTGCGAACATCACATGTTGCCATTTTTTGGTAAAGCTCATGTGGCTTATATACCAAATAAGTATATTACTGGTTTAAGCAAGATTCCACGTGTTGTGGATATTTTTGCCCGAAGGCTGCAGATTCAGGAGCGTATGACGTTGCAGATAAAAGAGTGTATACAGAATACGCTTAATCCTTTGGGAGTGATGGTGGTTATTGAGGCACAGCATATGTGCATGCAAATGCGTGGCGTCGAAAAACAGAATTCACTTACAACTACATCTGATTTTACCGGGTTCTTTCAGCAGGCCAAAACCCGTGAAGAATTTATCAATCTAATCAAGAATAAGTAA
- the tpiA gene encoding triose-phosphate isomerase, translating into MRKNIVAGNWKMNTTLQEGLELAKGLDAALKGKAINCDVVIGTPFTHLASIAAAIDTTKVGVAAENCADKNSGAYTGEVSAAMVASTGAKYVILGHSERRAYYHETAEILKDKVLLALANGLTPIFCIGEVLEEREAGKHFEVVDAQIAGSLFDLSAEDFGKLVLAYEPVWAIGTGKTASADQAQEIHAHIRQTIAAKYGQIVADDCSILYGGSCNGANAKELFAKPDVDGGLIGGASLAVDKFMPIIEAF; encoded by the coding sequence ATGAGAAAGAATATTGTTGCAGGTAACTGGAAAATGAATACCACACTGCAGGAAGGTCTTGAATTGGCAAAAGGATTAGATGCTGCTCTTAAAGGAAAAGCAATCAATTGCGACGTTGTAATCGGAACACCATTTACTCACCTTGCAAGCATCGCTGCAGCTATCGACACAACAAAGGTTGGTGTTGCTGCAGAAAACTGCGCTGACAAGAATAGCGGAGCTTATACTGGCGAAGTTTCAGCTGCTATGGTTGCTTCAACAGGTGCTAAGTATGTAATTCTTGGTCACTCTGAAAGACGTGCCTACTATCACGAAACAGCAGAAATACTAAAAGATAAAGTATTGTTGGCATTGGCTAATGGTCTTACTCCTATCTTCTGTATTGGTGAAGTTCTTGAGGAAAGAGAAGCTGGCAAGCATTTTGAAGTTGTAGATGCTCAGATTGCAGGTTCTTTGTTTGATTTATCTGCTGAAGACTTTGGAAAGTTGGTTCTTGCTTACGAGCCGGTTTGGGCAATTGGAACAGGTAAAACAGCTTCTGCTGACCAAGCTCAAGAAATTCATGCACATATCCGTCAGACAATTGCGGCTAAATATGGTCAGATTGTAGCAGACGATTGCTCTATTCTTTATGGTGGAAGTTGTAATGGAGCCAACGCAAAAGAATTGTTCGCAAAACCAGATGTTGACGGTGGATTGATTGGTGGAGCTTCTTTGGCTGTTGATAAGTTTATGCCGATTATTGAGGCATTCTGA
- a CDS encoding biotin/lipoyl-containing protein — protein sequence MKREIKFSLVFRDMWQSAGKYVPRVDQLVRVAPAIIEMGCFARVETNGGGFEQVNLLFGENPNKAVREWTKPFHEAGIQTHMLDRALNGLRMSPVPADVRQLFYKVKKAQGTDITRTFCGLNDVRNIAPSIKYAKEAGMISQCSLSITHSPIHTVEYYTKMAYELIELGADEICIKDMAGIGRPYSLGQIVANIKAKHPEIPIQYHSHAGPGFNMATILEVCNAGCDYIDVGMEPLSWGTGHADVISVQAMLKDAGFIVPEINMDAYMKVRSLIQEFMDDFLGLYISPKNRLMNSLLIGPGLPGGMMGSLMADLETNLDTINKNKTKNNQPLMTQDQLLIKLFDEVAYVWPRIGYPPLVTPFSQYVKNLAMMNVMQMEKGKERWGMIADDIWDMILGKAGRLPGELAPEIIEKAKNEGRQFFKGDPQENYPDALDKYRKLMNEKQWSVGEDDEELFEYAMHPAQYEAYRSGKAQVEFKADVAHRKAVIQAALEPATPAVTIALPSSPQVMTVDVNGQPFRVTVSYGDTSTASVTTPAESATPPAQTAAAGAGNEVLSPLEGKFFLIKNTSDTPLKVGDVVKEGQLLCYIEAMKTYNAVRSEFSGTITAITLNNGDSVVEDDVIMTIL from the coding sequence ATGAAAAGAGAAATTAAATTTAGTCTGGTTTTCAGAGACATGTGGCAATCTGCCGGAAAATATGTGCCCCGCGTTGACCAGCTGGTAAGAGTTGCTCCTGCAATTATTGAAATGGGCTGCTTTGCCCGGGTTGAAACAAACGGAGGAGGATTTGAACAAGTAAATTTATTATTCGGCGAAAACCCAAATAAGGCTGTAAGAGAATGGACAAAACCTTTCCACGAAGCTGGCATTCAGACTCACATGTTAGACCGTGCACTAAATGGACTCCGAATGAGTCCGGTTCCCGCAGATGTTCGTCAGCTTTTTTACAAAGTTAAAAAAGCTCAGGGAACTGATATCACTCGCACATTCTGTGGATTGAATGATGTACGAAACATTGCTCCATCCATTAAATATGCCAAAGAGGCAGGTATGATTTCCCAATGTTCTCTTAGCATTACGCACTCTCCCATTCATACAGTGGAATATTACACTAAAATGGCTTACGAACTTATCGAGCTTGGAGCTGATGAGATTTGCATTAAGGACATGGCTGGCATTGGACGTCCATACTCGCTGGGACAAATTGTTGCCAATATTAAAGCCAAACATCCTGAAATACCCATACAGTATCACAGTCACGCCGGACCAGGCTTTAACATGGCCACAATTCTGGAAGTCTGTAATGCCGGTTGCGATTATATCGATGTAGGCATGGAGCCCCTTTCATGGGGTACTGGTCATGCCGATGTTATTTCCGTTCAGGCTATGCTTAAGGACGCCGGATTTATTGTTCCTGAAATCAACATGGATGCATACATGAAGGTACGCAGTCTTATTCAGGAATTTATGGACGATTTCCTTGGATTGTATATCAGTCCGAAAAACCGGCTAATGAATTCGTTGCTTATTGGTCCGGGACTACCGGGTGGTATGATGGGAAGCCTCATGGCTGATCTGGAAACAAATCTGGACACCATCAATAAAAATAAAACAAAGAATAACCAGCCGTTGATGACACAAGATCAGCTGTTAATCAAGTTGTTCGATGAAGTGGCGTATGTATGGCCACGTATAGGATATCCTCCTCTGGTTACTCCATTCAGTCAGTATGTAAAGAACCTTGCCATGATGAATGTAATGCAGATGGAAAAAGGAAAAGAACGTTGGGGAATGATTGCCGATGATATCTGGGACATGATTCTTGGTAAGGCGGGAAGACTTCCGGGAGAATTAGCTCCGGAAATCATTGAAAAAGCCAAGAACGAAGGACGGCAGTTCTTTAAAGGCGATCCTCAGGAGAATTATCCGGATGCGCTGGACAAATACCGTAAATTGATGAACGAGAAACAATGGAGTGTTGGTGAAGACGATGAAGAATTGTTTGAATACGCCATGCATCCGGCCCAATACGAGGCTTATCGTTCAGGAAAAGCTCAGGTGGAGTTTAAAGCAGATGTTGCACACCGTAAGGCAGTGATTCAGGCAGCTTTGGAGCCAGCAACTCCTGCTGTTACGATAGCATTACCTTCTTCACCTCAGGTTATGACTGTTGATGTAAACGGGCAGCCCTTCCGTGTAACTGTGTCATACGGAGACACATCTACTGCTTCGGTAACAACTCCGGCAGAATCGGCTACCCCACCGGCACAAACAGCAGCTGCAGGTGCAGGCAATGAAGTTTTGTCTCCATTAGAAGGAAAGTTCTTCCTGATAAAAAATACGTCCGACACACCTCTTAAAGTAGGAGATGTTGTGAAAGAAGGTCAGCTTCTTTGTTATATTGAAGCAATGAAAACCTATAACGCTGTTCGTTCTGAATTCAGCGGAACAATAACAGCTATCACGCTTAACAACGGAGATTCGGTAGTTGAAGATGATGTAATAATGACCATACTATAA
- a CDS encoding DUF349 domain-containing protein produces the protein MSDTLETNLPEVENAGKLEETNVPEITPEITATDIETEESAEAVTAGAAGKLSKEEILNKLSELVEVSVEESRGEIDALKQAYYKIRRNEVEELKKSFLEEGGEEKDFSAPVDEVETKIKDLLNVYKEKRAALIAEEERIKEANYTLKLQLIEQLKTLTESQEDFNKLYNDFKDLQVRWKEIKSIPQEHANELWKSYQIYSEKFYDIIKINNQFRDYDFKKNLELKTALCETVEKLEEESDVISAFHQLQKLHQQWKEIGPVSKELREELWTRFKNASTTINKKHQTHFETLKSREQENLDAKTSICEEIEAINMDSLKTFKDWEDMNKQVITLQEKWKTIGFAPKKANVKIFERFRAACDAYFNRKNDFYKSIKNDMEHNLELKKALCEKAEALKDSTDWKDATDKLIVLQKEWKTIGSVARKHSDAIWKRFISACDYFFEQKNKNVSSQKNIEQDNLAAKKALIEKVNTLDETLKSDEAVSFLKGLIAEWNTVGHVPFKEKDKVYKEFHEAVDKQFDRLKVGQSDRKMQSFRSNINEMSTGERGKSKLYGERERLMRQFDRLKSEVQTYENNIGFLSISSKGGSGLVKEMERKIENLKEEMALTVKKIDAIDENLE, from the coding sequence ATGAGCGACACTCTTGAGACTAATCTGCCAGAAGTAGAAAACGCAGGCAAATTGGAAGAAACTAACGTTCCGGAAATTACTCCGGAAATTACTGCTACGGATATAGAAACAGAAGAATCTGCTGAAGCTGTTACTGCCGGAGCTGCAGGTAAATTATCTAAAGAAGAAATTCTTAACAAACTATCCGAACTAGTAGAAGTTTCGGTAGAAGAGTCGCGGGGTGAAATTGACGCGCTCAAACAGGCGTATTATAAAATTCGCCGGAACGAAGTAGAAGAACTTAAAAAATCGTTTCTGGAAGAGGGAGGCGAAGAAAAGGATTTTTCGGCACCTGTTGATGAAGTTGAAACTAAAATTAAGGATCTGCTTAATGTTTACAAAGAAAAGAGAGCAGCTCTGATAGCAGAAGAAGAACGGATCAAAGAAGCAAATTATACACTGAAGCTTCAATTGATCGAGCAACTGAAAACTTTAACTGAAAGTCAGGAAGATTTTAACAAACTATACAATGATTTCAAAGATTTGCAAGTTCGCTGGAAAGAAATAAAATCGATTCCACAGGAGCACGCTAACGAACTTTGGAAAAGCTACCAGATCTATTCCGAAAAGTTCTATGATATCATCAAGATAAATAACCAGTTCCGTGATTACGACTTCAAGAAAAATCTTGAACTAAAAACGGCTCTATGCGAAACTGTGGAAAAACTGGAAGAAGAATCGGATGTTATTTCTGCATTCCACCAGTTGCAAAAACTTCACCAGCAATGGAAAGAAATAGGTCCGGTATCCAAAGAGTTGCGCGAAGAATTATGGACCCGTTTTAAAAACGCGTCTACGACTATTAACAAAAAACACCAGACTCATTTTGAAACCCTGAAGTCGCGCGAACAGGAAAACCTGGATGCCAAGACTTCGATTTGTGAAGAAATTGAGGCTATCAATATGGATTCCCTGAAAACTTTTAAAGATTGGGAAGACATGAACAAGCAGGTTATTACCCTGCAAGAAAAATGGAAAACTATTGGCTTTGCTCCAAAGAAGGCCAATGTGAAAATATTTGAACGTTTCCGCGCTGCATGTGATGCGTATTTTAACCGCAAAAACGACTTTTACAAGTCGATCAAGAATGACATGGAGCATAACCTGGAACTAAAAAAAGCATTATGCGAAAAAGCAGAAGCTTTGAAAGATAGTACCGATTGGAAAGATGCTACAGATAAACTTATTGTTTTGCAGAAAGAATGGAAAACAATCGGATCGGTTGCCCGCAAACACTCTGATGCTATCTGGAAACGTTTCATATCTGCCTGCGATTATTTCTTCGAACAAAAGAACAAGAATGTTTCGTCTCAGAAGAATATTGAACAAGATAATCTGGCAGCAAAAAAAGCATTAATTGAAAAAGTTAATACGCTTGATGAAACCCTGAAATCAGATGAAGCCGTTTCGTTTCTTAAAGGACTTATTGCTGAATGGAATACAGTAGGCCATGTACCATTTAAAGAAAAGGACAAGGTTTATAAAGAATTCCATGAGGCCGTAGATAAACAATTCGACAGATTAAAAGTTGGTCAATCGGATCGTAAAATGCAAAGCTTCCGCAGTAACATCAATGAAATGAGTACTGGAGAGAGAGGAAAGAGCAAACTTTACGGCGAAAGAGAACGACTGATGCGTCAGTTTGATCGGCTAAAATCGGAGGTTCAAACCTACGAGAACAATATCGGATTCCTGAGCATCTCTTCCAAGGGCGGAAGTGGTTTGGTTAAAGAGATGGAACGAAAGATTGAAAATCTAAAAGAAGAAATGGCGCTGACAGTGAAAAAAATCGACGCCATAGACGAAAACTTAGAATAG
- a CDS encoding tetratricopeptide repeat protein — translation MGNFFTSLFSGNSESAEETKAKEDKKNFDIFKYDGIRAQKMGQVAYAIKCFQEALKLQSDFETKSYLAAAHVAMNQLEEASLIYDQMVSEEPEHLPVWISRANLAYMMERYEAVIEGSTHVIEADDVNANAFYLRAKAHQGLNDLINALADLTRTIALKDDYMEAYLSRAEVLLAMRQEAEALEDVEKTLVLSPEEEAAYLLRGSIHESMGDAEAAREDYQYVLDLNPFNEDAYLKQGKLLISENKLAEAVAFFTEAIELKPDFAKAYAERGRAFNLQGKSKEALEDLKQAINLDPQGEEAKKLEGQHANFDSLYKGGIF, via the coding sequence ATGGGAAATTTCTTTACATCGCTGTTTTCGGGGAATTCAGAATCAGCTGAAGAGACAAAGGCGAAAGAAGACAAAAAGAATTTTGATATCTTTAAGTACGACGGAATCAGAGCCCAAAAGATGGGACAGGTTGCTTATGCCATCAAATGTTTTCAGGAAGCATTGAAATTGCAATCCGATTTTGAAACAAAAAGTTACCTGGCTGCAGCACATGTTGCTATGAATCAGTTAGAAGAAGCATCGTTGATATATGATCAAATGGTTTCCGAGGAACCCGAGCATTTGCCTGTATGGATAAGTCGAGCCAATCTGGCTTATATGATGGAGCGTTATGAGGCAGTAATTGAAGGAAGTACCCATGTGATTGAGGCTGATGATGTAAACGCAAATGCTTTTTATTTGCGAGCCAAGGCTCATCAGGGATTAAATGATTTAATCAACGCCCTTGCAGATTTGACCCGTACAATTGCTCTGAAGGATGATTATATGGAAGCATATCTTTCTCGTGCCGAAGTCTTGTTGGCTATGAGGCAAGAAGCTGAGGCCCTTGAAGATGTAGAGAAGACTCTTGTTCTATCGCCTGAAGAAGAAGCCGCTTATCTGTTGCGTGGAAGCATTCATGAGTCGATGGGAGATGCCGAAGCGGCTCGCGAAGATTATCAGTATGTATTGGATCTTAACCCTTTTAATGAGGATGCATATTTAAAGCAAGGCAAACTCCTTATATCAGAAAATAAATTAGCTGAAGCAGTAGCATTCTTTACTGAAGCCATTGAATTGAAACCCGACTTTGCAAAAGCTTACGCCGAACGAGGTCGTGCTTTTAATCTGCAGGGAAAATCAAAAGAAGCGCTCGAAGATCTTAAACAAGCAATTAATTTAGATCCTCAAGGAGAGGAAGCAAAGAAATTAGAAGGTCAGCACGCTAATTTTGATTCCTTGTACAAAGGAGGAATATTCTAA
- the mgtE gene encoding magnesium transporter: MIELTKEYIEGVKNVIENKNDTATVDMLQELYPADIAEIFQELNLEQAIYLYMLMDGEKAADVLMELDEEDRRKLLKELPSELIAKRFIDFMETDDAVDLMRELDEDTQEEILSHIEDVEQAGDIVDLLKYDEDTAGGLMGTEMIVVNENWSMPKCLEEMRVQAEEMDEIYYVYVVDDDERLRGVLPLKKMITSPSVSKIKHVMKKEPIAVRESDSIEEVAQTIEKYDLVALPVVDSIGRLVGRITIDDVMDEIREQHERDYQLASGISQDVETSDNVFLQTAARLPWLLIGMIGGLGNSVILGGFENGLAANPKMALFIPLIGGTGGNVGTQSSAIVVQGLANNSLKPGNITNQVLKESVVSLINASIISLVVFIYNFFMLDDRAITASVSLSLFAVVMFASIFGTLVPMTLNRFKIDPALATGPFISITNDIIGMMIYMFITAALS; the protein is encoded by the coding sequence ATGATTGAGCTTACGAAAGAATATATTGAGGGGGTGAAAAATGTCATTGAGAATAAGAATGACACGGCCACAGTAGATATGTTGCAGGAACTATATCCTGCAGATATTGCCGAGATATTTCAGGAACTAAATCTGGAACAGGCAATCTATCTGTACATGTTGATGGATGGAGAAAAGGCCGCTGATGTTCTGATGGAACTCGACGAGGAAGATCGTCGCAAGTTACTGAAAGAACTTCCCAGCGAACTGATTGCCAAGCGTTTCATCGATTTCATGGAAACCGATGATGCCGTAGATCTTATGCGTGAGCTGGATGAAGACACCCAAGAGGAAATTCTTTCGCACATTGAAGACGTTGAACAGGCAGGCGACATTGTTGACTTGTTAAAATACGACGAAGATACGGCCGGGGGGTTGATGGGTACCGAAATGATCGTGGTAAACGAGAACTGGAGTATGCCAAAATGCCTTGAAGAAATGCGTGTACAAGCCGAAGAAATGGATGAGATCTATTACGTGTACGTAGTGGATGACGACGAACGCCTCCGCGGTGTTCTTCCATTAAAGAAAATGATTACCAGCCCTTCTGTTTCCAAAATCAAACATGTAATGAAAAAGGAACCTATCGCAGTAAGGGAAAGCGATAGTATTGAAGAGGTAGCTCAGACCATTGAGAAGTACGACCTTGTGGCGCTTCCTGTTGTTGACAGTATAGGACGTTTGGTTGGACGAATAACTATCGACGACGTAATGGACGAAATACGTGAACAGCACGAACGCGACTATCAGTTGGCTTCGGGTATCTCGCAGGATGTTGAAACTTCGGATAATGTCTTTTTGCAAACTGCAGCTCGTCTGCCCTGGCTCCTTATCGGAATGATAGGAGGACTGGGAAACTCTGTCATTTTGGGAGGATTTGAGAACGGACTGGCTGCCAATCCAAAGATGGCTCTTTTTATTCCGCTTATCGGGGGAACCGGTGGTAATGTTGGAACTCAGTCGTCTGCTATCGTGGTGCAGGGTTTGGCAAACAACTCTCTTAAACCGGGAAATATAACGAATCAGGTGCTTAAAGAGTCTGTTGTGTCGCTTATCAATGCCAGCATCATTAGTTTAGTCGTATTCATTTACAACTTCTTCATGCTGGACGACCGGGCTATAACCGCTTCGGTGTCACTTAGTCTCTTTGCCGTAGTCATGTTCGCCAGTATCTTCGGAACCCTTGTCCCAATGACTCTGAATCGCTTCAAAATAGACCCGGCCCTTGCGACAGGACCGTTTATATCCATTACAAACGATATTATTGGCATGATGATCTACATGTTTATCACAGCAGCATTATCGTAG
- a CDS encoding SPOR domain-containing protein translates to MRKFLCIILLLIGLVAVLPLTAQDINTELAATTIFDSLQEPATGKGKVVVRQDPAIKKMVGVRLSGDKLMKADGDSFIKVQGFRAQVFTGNQRLSKDEAFKREREIKELFPDLATYVTYTAPFWKLRVGDFRSHEEAFNLKRQLMEAFPSYGKEIYIVKEEVNIPL, encoded by the coding sequence ATGAGAAAATTTCTATGTATAATTCTTTTGTTGATTGGCTTGGTCGCCGTATTGCCTTTGACTGCTCAGGATATAAATACAGAATTAGCTGCTACTACCATTTTTGATTCGCTTCAGGAGCCGGCTACGGGTAAAGGAAAAGTGGTTGTACGTCAGGATCCTGCTATAAAGAAAATGGTGGGAGTTCGTTTATCGGGAGATAAATTGATGAAAGCAGACGGAGACTCGTTTATTAAAGTGCAAGGTTTTCGTGCGCAAGTTTTTACAGGGAATCAGCGTTTGTCGAAAGATGAAGCTTTCAAAAGAGAAAGAGAGATTAAAGAATTATTCCCTGATCTCGCTACATATGTTACTTATACTGCCCCTTTCTGGAAACTTAGGGTTGGAGACTTTCGTAGTCATGAAGAAGCATTTAATTTGAAAAGACAACTGATGGAAGCGTTCCCTTCGTACGGCAAAGAAATTTATATTGTAAAAGAAGAGGTTAATATTCCTCTGTAA
- the rsmA gene encoding 16S rRNA (adenine(1518)-N(6)/adenine(1519)-N(6))-dimethyltransferase RsmA has translation MRSVKPKKSLGQHFLKDLSIARRIAETLSEYKHLPVLEIGPGMGVLTTFLLEEGHDLSVVELDRESVAYLNENFPSLAGRILGEDFLKLDLDTLFKGQFCVIGNYPYNISSQIFFKVLDYKEVVPCCSGMIQKEVAERLASGPGKKAYGILSVLLQAWYDIEYLFTVDASVFNPPPKVQSAVIRMVRNNRVSLGCDEKLFKSVVKTSFNQRRKTLRNSMKPLLGKEFPNYALPIFDKRPEQLSVEQFIELTLISDAYLKTIGGIVLPENE, from the coding sequence ATGAGATCGGTAAAACCTAAAAAATCTTTAGGACAGCATTTCCTTAAAGATCTGAGCATTGCCCGAAGAATCGCCGAAACGTTGTCTGAATACAAACACCTACCCGTTCTTGAGATTGGCCCGGGGATGGGAGTACTCACGACTTTTTTACTGGAAGAAGGACACGACTTGTCTGTTGTTGAACTAGACAGAGAATCGGTGGCCTATTTAAATGAAAATTTCCCTTCGTTGGCAGGAAGAATCCTTGGCGAAGACTTTTTAAAACTTGATCTTGACACCTTATTCAAAGGACAATTTTGTGTTATCGGAAATTACCCATATAATATTTCTAGTCAGATTTTCTTTAAAGTTTTAGATTATAAAGAGGTTGTTCCTTGTTGTTCCGGAATGATCCAAAAAGAAGTGGCCGAAAGGCTTGCTTCCGGTCCGGGCAAAAAAGCATATGGCATATTAAGCGTATTACTTCAAGCCTGGTACGATATAGAATATCTTTTCACTGTTGACGCATCCGTATTTAATCCGCCTCCAAAAGTGCAAAGCGCAGTAATACGAATGGTGCGGAATAATCGTGTATCACTGGGATGCGACGAAAAACTTTTCAAATCGGTAGTCAAGACATCTTTTAATCAGCGACGAAAAACATTGCGTAATTCAATGAAGCCGCTGCTTGGTAAAGAATTTCCCAATTACGCTTTACCAATCTTCGATAAACGACCTGAGCAATTATCTGTTGAACAATTTATCGAACTAACGCTTATCAGCGACGCATATCTGAAAACTATTGGAGGAATCGTTCTTCCTGAAAATGAATAG
- a CDS encoding sodium ion-translocating decarboxylase subunit beta: protein MEEIFQNLYSMTAFSNIIAEPQFLIMYAIAFVLLYLGIKKQYEPLLLVPIAFGVLLANFPGGDMGVIQADENGMILVKGVMRNIWEMPLHEIAHELGLMNFVYYMLIKTGFLPPIIFMGVGALTDFGPMLRNLRLSIFGAAAQLGIFSVLLVAILMGFTPKEAASLGIIGGADGPTAIFTTIKLAPHLLGPIAIAAYSYMALVPVIIPLVVRILCTEKELKINMKEQEKMYPSDTEFKNMQVLKIVFPIAVTTIVALFVPTAVPLVGMLMFGNLVKEIGTNTFRLFDAASNSIMNAATIFLGLSVGATMTTTAFLNLQTIGIVVGGFLAFALSISGGILMVKIFNLVSKKKINPLIGATGLSAVPMASRVANEIALKYDSKNHVLQYCMSSNISGVIGSAVAAGVLISFLS, encoded by the coding sequence ATGGAGGAAATATTTCAGAACTTATATAGTATGACTGCTTTCAGCAACATAATTGCTGAACCACAGTTCCTTATAATGTATGCCATAGCATTCGTATTGCTTTATCTTGGAATCAAGAAACAGTATGAACCTCTATTGCTTGTACCTATTGCTTTCGGAGTATTGCTTGCAAACTTTCCGGGAGGTGATATGGGAGTTATTCAGGCAGATGAAAACGGAATGATTCTGGTAAAAGGTGTAATGAGAAATATCTGGGAAATGCCTTTGCATGAAATTGCGCACGAACTAGGCTTGATGAACTTTGTATACTACATGCTTATTAAAACAGGATTTCTGCCTCCGATTATTTTTATGGGCGTTGGTGCATTGACTGATTTTGGACCAATGCTTCGAAATTTAAGGTTATCTATATTCGGTGCTGCAGCTCAGCTAGGAATCTTCTCGGTGTTGCTGGTTGCCATCCTTATGGGTTTTACCCCCAAGGAAGCCGCTTCTTTAGGTATAATTGGAGGAGCAGATGGTCCAACAGCTATTTTTACTACAATTAAGCTAGCACCCCATTTACTTGGTCCTATTGCTATTGCAGCATATTCTTATATGGCTCTTGTTCCGGTAATAATACCCTTGGTTGTAAGAATCCTTTGCACTGAAAAGGAGCTTAAAATCAACATGAAAGAACAAGAAAAGATGTATCCGAGTGATACCGAGTTTAAAAATATGCAAGTGCTTAAAATCGTGTTCCCCATTGCAGTTACTACCATTGTGGCACTATTTGTACCAACAGCAGTCCCTCTTGTTGGCATGCTGATGTTCGGTAATCTGGTAAAAGAAATTGGAACAAATACATTCCGGTTGTTCGATGCTGCCTCAAACAGCATCATGAATGCGGCAACAATCTTTCTGGGACTATCTGTTGGGGCCACTATGACAACGACTGCTTTTCTCAATTTACAAACAATTGGTATCGTTGTAGGGGGATTCCTAGCCTTTGCTCTATCTATCTCCGGCGGTATTTTAATGGTTAAAATATTCAATTTGGTGAGTAAAAAGAAAATTAATCCGCTTATCGGAGCGACTGGCCTGAGTGCGGTTCCCATGGCATCCAGGGTTGCCAATGAAATAGCTCTTAAATATGACTCAAAAAACCATGTGCTTCAATACTGCATGTCGAGCAATATTTCAGGGGTTATCGGTTCTGCAGTAGCTGCCGGTGTACTAATTTCATTCTTATCGTAA
- a CDS encoding OadG family transporter subunit: MENLELGLLLLFVGMTTVFVILLIVIYLGKGLIVLVNKYAPEEVIVKKQPPSNSSGSSSTLPSTTLAAIVSAVGVATEGKGKVVKVEKI, translated from the coding sequence ATGGAAAACTTGGAATTAGGCCTATTATTATTATTCGTTGGAATGACCACCGTATTTGTCATTCTTCTGATAGTTATTTACCTTGGAAAAGGGTTAATCGTATTAGTAAATAAGTATGCGCCGGAAGAGGTTATTGTTAAAAAACAACCGCCATCAAATTCTTCCGGATCTTCATCCACCCTTCCATCTACCACTTTGGCAGCCATTGTTTCGGCCGTTGGTGTTGCAACTGAAGGAAAGGGAAAAGTAGTGAAAGTGGAAAAAATATAA